The Nitrospiraceae bacterium genome segment GGAGAAGGTCCTTGTTTTGCTCAACAAGCTCTCACCAGGATCATATGCTCTTTGTGTCGGTCATGAACCCCATCTTGGCCTGACTGCGAGTGTGCTGTTGTCCGGACGACAGACCCCCGCCTTTCCTTTGAAGAAAGCGGGTGCGTGCTTGATCGAATTGCCGCTTTCGGCCAAACTGGGTCGAGGCCGGCTCGTCTGGTGGCTGACTCCCAGCCAGTTACGAGCGATTGGAAAGGAAAAGAGCAACGCAGAGGATTAAGTTGTCGGGCTGGGATGGGCTACGCTGTCGACCAGTACGGCTGGACTTTCCAAGTGATTCGATAGGAGAGGCCGGATCTTGTTCTGCAGCTCTTCTTGAATCTCTTCCGGCGATTTGCGAGCGTCGATCACTTCAAAGTTAAATTCCTCAGTCATCTTGTCGAATTCCTCGATCAGCAGCGACTGGTATTTTTTGAAGCTGTCGTAAAGATCTCCTCCGAGACGCAGGTCCATTCCGGATTCCCAGAAGTTCATGCCCTTCGATTCGATGACACGCAATACCAAGGTTTCAACGTCGATGCGCAAGTAACAGACAAGATCGGGCACGAGGGCAAACCCGAAGACATCTCGAACCCATCTACGATCTCCGCTCCGGACAAAATCCCGCGCCAGCGCCGTATAGATGTATCGATCGGCCAGCACGATGAACCCAGACCGAAGGGCCGGAATGACCTGATGTTCCAGGCGATCGGCAAAGTCGGTGGCATAGAGCAGCGTGAACGACCAGCGATCGAGGATGTTGCCTTCTTTCGCCATTTCGATCGTCTTGGACATCAGGTTGGACCGAGTCCAGCCGGTCGTCATGACGCCGTAACCCTGCACCTCGAGCCATTCCTGCAACATCTCGATATGGGTGGAGCGGCCCACGCCATCCGTTCCTTCGATGGCGATCAGTTTGCCTTTGAGGTCACTCGGATTTAGGTACGTCAAACCGTCGCCAAAATACTGTGCGTCGACCATGGGTTCCTCGTCGTGGTTTGTAGTCTATCAAAGCGGCCTCGACAACGCGGCGCATCTCGTTCTGCTGCTCGGCAATATCTTTGGTCGCATCCATCGTGATGAGGTCGAACTCATCGACGATCTTGTCATACTGAGCGAGGATACGAGATTGGAAGATACGGAAACTCTCCGTAACGTCCTGGCTCAGGTTCATGTCCATCCCGGCCTCGTAATACTTGAACTGGCCCCTGGTCCCTCCGAGTAAACGGGAAATCGCGATTTCAATCGGCACCTTGAAATAAAAGGCCATGTCCGGGCGAATCGCGAAGCTGTAGAGCTTGCGGACCCATTCGGGAGAAACCCCACGAACGACGTCCCGGGCGAACGCGGTGTACATATATCGGTCGGCGAGCACGAGCATGCCGGCTTTGAGCGGCGGAAGGATGTCATGATACAGCCGGCTGGCAAAGTCGGTCGCATGCAGCAAGCTGAACGTCGTTGGGGTGAGGCTCTTGGTCTTCTTCCCTCGTTTCGTCGTATCCTTGACCAGGTCGGAAGAATTCCATTCCGTGAAGAAGACTTTGTGCCCTTTGGACTCCAGCCATTTGTGCAATAAAAGGAGCTGCGTGCTCTTGCCTGAGCCGTCGATACCCTCGACGATAATCAGCTTCCCAGGGTAAGGATGAGAGGTCGATCTGGCCGCTGGGTGGTCGCTCATGCTGCCTCGTCTTCTTCTGTTGATGCCGTAAACTTAACCCGTCGACGGAAGACTTGCTCGAAAAGATCCGCGCGGCCTTTCGCAGCCCATGTCTCTAGAACGGCATCGCCCGTCACGTGCAGGTGAATGGTGATGGTCTTACCGAGCTTGACGTCGAGAGTACGGACGACGGAAAAGTGTGTTCGATCCAGGGCGTCCGCGATTCGAAGAATGGCGGACAGGAGACGAACGACTCGCTTTTTCTTACTCGACAGCAGCTCGAACCCTTCGTGTTTCTGATGTGGAACGGCGCGCCGGTGATAGCGGGCGACGTTGGCGACGACGTGAATGTCATCGCTGGAGAGTCCTCCCAACTCGCTATTCACGATCAAGTAGTACGCGTGTTTATGGTGTTGCCGCTCATTGATGAGATAACCGATATCGTGAAGGATGGCGGCGTACTCGAGCCACGCACGTTCTGTGGAACTGAGTTTATGGAGGCGTTGCGTTTGATCGAAGAGACGGAGCGCGAGACTTGCGACGTGCAGGCTATGCACTTCGGGTGCTTGGCACCGACGGGCCAGCGCGACGACGTTCCGACGACGAAGATCGGGAATTTCGGCCTCGGCTTTGAGGCGCTCGCGGTGCCGGTCGATGAAGTCGAAGATGACACCCTCGCGAATTGCCTTATCGCAGAGGGTGAGCTCGTCTTGTCCGGACAGTTCCATAAGCCTGCGCAAGACCAGCGAGGCCGGTAAAAGGGTATCGGCCCGCTTCGGATCGAGGCCCGGAATAGCCAGGCGCGCTTTGATGTTCGACTGGGCGAGGTCGGCTTCAATTTCACGGACATCTTTGAGGGAAATCTTCGTCAGGTTCAATTGGATTAAAGGCCGGTTCGTACGGCGCAAGTGCACGATCTCAGCGAGGTTGCCCGCCATGCCAGAGGTTGCGACTAACGAATCGAAGCGTTTTATTTTGAACGAATTCAAGGCAGCAGTCAGTTGTGCGGTCACAGTGTCTTCAAGGGAACGGAGAATGTTGATAGCAGGAGGTGTTCGTTGAAGGAACTGATCGACCAGGCGGATTGCGCCGAGTTTCAGGCTTTTTGCATGGAGGAGTTGGTCCCGATTGCCCGCCATGAGCTCAACAGAGCCTCCTCCGACATCAACTGCGAGAGTCGGCTGATCCGTTAAGGGGATGCTGTTCTTCACCCCAAGGAAAATCAAACGCGCTTCTTCAATGCCGCTGACGACCCGGACCTTGAGCTGAGTATGTTTCGCGACAAGATCGATGAAATCGCCTCCGTTTTGGGCTTCCCGAACAGCGCTGGTCGCGACACCGACGATTCGATCGAACCCCTTATTCCTAGCCAATGTGACCAAATTGCGAAGTACATCTAACGCTCGAGTCATGGCGTCATGGGAGAGATGCCTGGTCGTGAAGGCTCCGTTGCCCAGCCGGGTCATATCTTTGAACCGATCCACAATTCGATAGCTGAAATCAGGCAGGACTTCGGCCAGGACCATGTGGATGGAGTTCGTTCCGATGTCGATGACGGCAATCTTCGGCATGGCAGATAATAGTATCAATAATTTATAGGGTATTGCACAGGGAATTTGCGAGTATGAACAAACAGCCACCCGCCCCTTGTTGTGGCGCAGGCGACGTAGCCCAATCCTCATCCGAACGGAGGAGGACCATGGTTAAACGATCGTGCTCTGTCAAGGCATGAATCTATTAAGTTTGAGTTACATCGATAATCTTTCCCTGTACCCTATGCGCTCGTGCTAGGCTGCTGGAATCTCGATCGGAACAAACACTAACCTCTGCTTATAATCTGTGCCAAATCCTTCGACCATGCCGGCTGTCGTGATTACCGGTGCCTCAACCGGTATTGGAGCTGCTTGTGCCGGCTTCTTGGCTGATCATGGTTTCCAGGTGTTTGCCGGCGTGCGCAATCGTGAGGCCGGTGAGGCCTTAGCCAACGGCCGGAGCCTCCGGTTGATCCCGATCCCTCTCGACGTAACCGAGGAAGCTTCTATTCGGAACGCAGCGGATCGAGTGACTCACCATCTCGGTCATGCCGGTCTAGCCGGTCTGATCAACAACGCCGGAATTGCAGTCGGGAGCCCCCTTGAAGTGATATCGATCGATCAATTACGACGGCAGTTCGAGGTCAATGTATTTGGGCAAATTGCGGTCACGCAGGCATTCCTGCCGTTGCTTCGGAAAGGACGCGGGCGCATCGTGAACATGGGTTCGATTGCGGGTCGCGCCACGATCCCACTGATGGGACCCTATTCCGCGTCAAAGTTTGCCTTAGAGGCACTCACGAACGCGTTACGTCTTGAGCTGCAGCAGTGGGGAATACAGGTGTCCGTTATCGAACCGGGAGCCATTGCGACACCAATCTGGGAGAAGTCAGTCAACGCTGCGAGGGATCTCGAGGTCGCAGACGATTCATCCGCTGCAATCGGCTATACGGAGCTGATCATGCGGATCAAAGAAACGGTGGAGAAGGCTGCAGACCGGGCGATCCCGCCTGATGCCGTTGTGCGAGCCGTCGTCCATGCATTGACGGCATCACGCCCGCGCACGCGTTATCTGGTGGGAACCGATGCGAAAATTCGGGCCTGGATGGTGAAGTGGTTGCCGGATCGCCTGAACGATCGACTGCTGACGTGGATTTTAAAGCTACCTCGTGAGGGGAGCAGGTTGTGACGAGATCGGGCAAGAGGAAGAGGTGAATCAACCAACTAGATCGGGATTGAGACGGTTCACTGGCTTGATGGATGTGGCCTTGATTTCGTTGTAGATGATGGTTCGCCCCGCCTGACGAAGACGACTAAACACTCCTTCGACAATCACTTGATCACCTTCTCGTACCTCAGCCTGACCGAGGCTGATCACCTTCAGCGTTCCCGCATGATCCTTGAGCAGGAATCCGTAAGCTGGCTGGCCTTGCCGATTTGTCGCCAACTGAAGATTGGTGACTTGGCCCGTCACGACAATCTCCTGTCGATCATACTGTTCGGGATGCGCGAGCAACTCGGCAATTTCCAGCAGGCTCGCTGACAGGCCAACTGCCGACATGATGATGAGGAAAGCGGGAAGAGCAAGAAAGGATATGCGCCAAGAATACATATGGTCGTATTATATCGTCGTTTTGTCGAAATTCAAGGGAACAATTGGAGGAGATCTCGGGGACTCCGCCTGAAAGATGAATTCGTCGAGGAGTTGCGATGGGGGGATTAGGGTGGGAACTTCGAAGCCGAGTATGTACGATTATGATCGGCGGCTGCCGTGGAGGTCCGGGTGGCTCTCGCCGAGCATGCTCCTCAGGACATGTTCTCCCATTTCTCCCAGGACCGGCTCGGCGGGTTTTTCTTCCAAGAGTCCCCCAGATTCAGACTTCGCTCTTGGTGCGATACGGGCAAGGAGCGCTTCTTCGAGGGAGGCGGGAGAGCTATCCAGTTCAGCCATGATGGCGGCAAGCCGCTGCAATCCGAACAGCGAGCGCGCTAATTCGGAATGGACCGCGTTCGAGCTGGCGCTATGCACCAATGACAGCCAGAATTTGGCTTCCACATCCTCGGCGAGATTTCCCCAAGCCAAGGCCGTCAGTTTCTCGAGCAGCGCCGACTCCGTTCGTTCCAGTCCATCGTATGTCGAGAGGGATCGTTCGATCGGCGACTGAGCGAGAACCGAAAATGTTTCATTCCAAAGATCGAGGGGGGGTGTTGTCGAACCTTGACCCGGTGCGTCTCGCTCGATCAAGGTCTGCAGCGTCTGGAGATATTGCGCCAGATACTTGACCTTGCGCGCGGCCAAACTGCCTGCGGGAATTCCCCAAATATGGCCGATTTCGTGATCGTGGATAGGCGTATGGTTCGCGGTGTGGCGCTCGCGCTCGGCAAGATCCAAACGTTTGCGATACTTTTCCGCAAGCCGCAGGTGAGTTTGTAATTCAATTCCCAGTCGTTGCCGCTGGTACTCCTCGGAAGTGATCTCGTCAGCATCCCATCGCCGGTCCAACGCACGGATGGCCGGTTTGGGAAGCGCTGCGCGAGCCTGAGATTTGAGGGCGTCGACTGCCTCCCGGTCCAGCCCAAAACGAGATCGCAACAGCTCTTCGGCCCGATTGGCCATGGCGTCACGGAGTTGGGCCAGTCGCTTGAGAGATTCGCATTGCAGCCATGTTCGTTCACGTGTGAGTCGGGCGTATCTCCGATACTCATCGCGCTTGTCCTGGACGGCCTTGATGGCTTCCTTTGTGATCATGTTATGCGTCGGTTTTGTCCCTGCCACACATCGGGGATCCGGACGATCCGCCGCCATGTACTCAATTTCTTCCGTGGTGACGTCGAAGTATTGCAGCAGGATGAGCCGCAGCATGATGCGACCCTGGATGGGCATCTTCGCGATTGCTGATTCGATTGTGGCAACGGTGAGGGGAGCAGCCATGAAGAGGTTCCAATTCTGCGGCTAGGCGGTGCCCGACTGTTGGGCTTCTAAATACGTCGCGACGTATTCGCGGATATCCTGAATGGTTCCAGAACTGAACAATTCGCGAGGAATTTCCACGCGCGTCAGGGTTGCGGGATTTACCCCTCGTTCCTTCGCGTATTCCTCGTCGATGTACAGGCTCACCGATCCGTCGGGGAAGCGGATGGCGTATAAGGCATTGTTATCGCTCATCGAATCGACGGCCTTTGTGACGAACTGCCCTGTCTGCCTCTACAGGTAACACAGGGTTTGTTCACCTGTCAAAGCGCCTAGGCCGCTCCAGGTCGGCGGTTTCGTCAAAACACCGGTGCCGCCACAAGATATACCCAGTGAAGATGGCCAGCGTGATCAGGAGCGTGATACGAACTCGACCTGGGCCAAAGCAGGTCAGGTTCACGATCGCGTTGGCCATCCCATAAGCGGCATAGAGAAGATAGAGGAAAAGCGACCAGCGGCGAAGGCGGAGAAAGCCAAGACCCACCGCGGTATGTAACGCGGGAGAAACGGCCTTGGTGGCAACTCCCACGACCCCGGCCGGTTTTGTGCAAAAGAACGGCAGCAAGTACTCTGGGTTGTTAAGGATGATGATCGAGTCATTGACCGCACTCAGGAGAAAGAGCGCGCCTAGAAAACGAATATCATGTCCCCGTTGCCACACTGCACGCCAGGTGCGAAGGAAGCCCCATTGTTGGTCGCTCGGGCCGAGGTAGGCATCATAGCTTTGGAGGGCCAACCACGGGAGCACCAGCAACATGAAGAAAAAGATCTCGGCAGCGCGGCCGGAAACGTAGCCAAGACCACCGCTCGCGGCAGCCAAGGCGAGTGTCATCATCAAACAGGTCAGACCCTGCCTGTATCGCTTCTGGATGAATTGTCCCAAACCGGGGAGGAGCGTGGACAAGAAAGCAGCGCGAGGATCAACCGGCGATCGGTGGGGAAGCGACACCGTCATGTCAAAAAACAAACGGCCTTCGATCGTTCCATCGAAGGCCGTTCGGGAATCATAAAGTGAGATTCGTCATCCACCGAGCGTATCGAGCGCTTCCTTGAGGCTCCGGCGGATACAAGTAAAGATCGGTGTATCACGAAGTGTATAGCGGGAGCCTTCAGTCTCGCGCAAGGCCATGACGAGATCGAGAAAGTCTTCCGGCTTGTCGCTCTCGAACGCGACCACCCATTCTTGATCGTCCAACCCGAAGGAGTAGGTCGTATTCAGCTTGACGGAAGGGAAGCGATGGCCGACTTCGATATGCTCGTCCATCATGCCCTGCCTTGCCGCCTTCGTGAGCAGGAACCATTCGCGGGTTTTCAGGAACGGGTAGACGAAAATGTATTTTGCCTTGCCGGGGACGACCGTCAGCCGCTTGCTCTCCTGATTCTCATGAGTGTGGTGATCAACGTAGATGGATCGCTTTGTCATCGACAAGTATGAATAGGGTGTGCTGAGGTATTTGCCGAGTCCTGAGGCCTGGACCTTCGTGCTCATTTCCTGGAAGAGTTCGAGTTCGTAGCTGATACGCCAGAGCATGATATCGCAGTCTCCGCGGATTCCGACCGTCGAATACGCGATCACGAGTACCTTGCCGCTGTACTCTTCGATCGCCCGCACGAATTCTTGCTTGCCTCTGGTGCGCTCGTCCTCTGGAAGGCGGCGCCAAGCCGGATCGATTTTATAGAAGACGAAATTGACGTATTGGCGTTTGGGGGCTGGAGTCTGCTCAGGGCTCGACATCGGAACTCCTCCGTGCAACTTCTTGAAAAGGCACGGTAAGTCTAGAGTTCTGTGTTTAGCACTTCATCTTTCGATTTGTCAACGGGCGAGAGGCTCCAGCGATCTGCGTTGACAGGGCGAAATCGATCTGGTACTGGCATCAACGGATATAATCCCGACACATGTACCAAAACACGACCCGCATCGTTACCGCGCTCATTTTAGTTTGCCTGTCTGAAGCGATCGGCTGGACGATCGATGTCCAACCAACTCCTGACCAGATTCAGGCGGCACTCGATCGGGGTAAGGAAGCAGCTGAAAAGCGAAGCCCGCCGGACTCGTTTTACGCGCGGTTCGGTGCCACGGACGAGCTGCATCCGAACGGGTTTCTGATCACGAAGATGGGAGGCTTGTCGGTCATGGCGACACACATGGCCTTACGAGGATTGCAACCCACGGAGGCCGACGTATCGCAGGTGTTGGAAGGGAAGACCATGTTGGTCAGCACGGTGATTTTCGGCAATGTGCCGAACTTCGCGGTGGACAGTTATATGGTGCTTGATCAGGGCGGGAAGACGATCAAGCCTGTGACCGTGCGATTCGACGGGCAGGCGAACCGCAGCGCCGCTTGGCCTGAAAATCCCCGGTTCAAGGCGAAAGTCGTGGCATCGTTCAACTATGCCGATTTCGACCCGTTGGCCAAGACGAACATTACGGTCTTTCCGGCCAACGGAGGTGAAGCAACCTTCACGCTGAATTTTTCAGAGATTCATTAGTTCCTACAACGCTCTGCCATCCATGCCAACATCCGCAGCCCTGCCACTCATCGCTGAAACCATTGCCATCGGGACTGAGCTTTTGATCGGCGGGAAGTCCGATGCAAACTCCCTGTTCTTGGCTGAGGAACTCGGCAAGCTAGGCATCGAAGTCCGATTCAAGTCGGTCGTGGGCGATACTCGATCGGATATTGCGCTTACCATCGGGCATGCAGCAAAGCGTGCCGGAGTGGTCATTATGACCGGCGGCCTTGGTCCTACAATGGATGATTGCACAAGAGAAGCAGTCGCTCACGTAACGGGCCGGCGACTCGGTAAGCGGAAGGATGCGTTGGACGCTCTAAGAGCCCGCTTGGCCCAGTGGGGTCGAACGCCGAGTAGGGGACAGTTGCGACAAGCGATGATTCCCTCAGGAGCGACCGTACTGGCCAATCCAGTCGGGTCGGCTCCGGGCTTTTGCCTCACCTGGAAAAACTCTCTGATTGTGTCTTTGCCTGGTGTGCCGAGAGAGATGGAGGCGATGATGGTCCAGAAAGTGATGCCGATCCTCACCTCGAGACTCAAGGACACCAAACAGATGGCGACACCGATCGTTCGCCAGGTTTTTCACACATTCGGTCTTCCGGAAGCAGATGTCGACGCGAAGTTAAAAGGGCTCGTGCCCGATAGAATGCCGGTCGATCTGGGCTTCCTGGCCTCGCCGATGGGCGTGCTTGTCTCGCTCACGACCAAATCTGGAGCTCGCAAGAGCAGGATCGCGGAAGACCTTCTTCATCCGCTCGCGCGGCAAGTCCGTGGCCGATTGAGTGAATGGCTCTTTGCCGAGGGGCGCGAGACCATGGAAGAAATCGTCGGTCGATTGCTGACGAGGCACGCTCTGACTCTGGCTGTGGCTGAATCCTGCACCGGTGGCTTGATCGGCCATCGGTTGACGCAAGTGCCTGGCTCATCGGCGTATTTTGATCGAGGGGTTGTCTGTTACAGCAATGGGGCAAAGATGG includes the following:
- a CDS encoding dTMP kinase; translation: MVDAQYFGDGLTYLNPSDLKGKLIAIEGTDGVGRSTHIEMLQEWLEVQGYGVMTTGWTRSNLMSKTIEMAKEGNILDRWSFTLLYATDFADRLEHQVIPALRSGFIVLADRYIYTALARDFVRSGDRRWVRDVFGFALVPDLVCYLRIDVETLVLRVIESKGMNFWESGMDLRLGGDLYDSFKKYQSLLIEEFDKMTEEFNFEVIDARKSPEEIQEELQNKIRPLLSNHLESPAVLVDSVAHPSPTT
- the tmk gene encoding dTMP kinase, with product MSDHPAARSTSHPYPGKLIIVEGIDGSGKSTQLLLLHKWLESKGHKVFFTEWNSSDLVKDTTKRGKKTKSLTPTTFSLLHATDFASRLYHDILPPLKAGMLVLADRYMYTAFARDVVRGVSPEWVRKLYSFAIRPDMAFYFKVPIEIAISRLLGGTRGQFKYYEAGMDMNLSQDVTESFRIFQSRILAQYDKIVDEFDLITMDATKDIAEQQNEMRRVVEAALIDYKPRRGTHGRRTVFWRRFDVPKSE
- a CDS encoding Ppx/GppA phosphatase family protein, translated to MPKIAVIDIGTNSIHMVLAEVLPDFSYRIVDRFKDMTRLGNGAFTTRHLSHDAMTRALDVLRNLVTLARNKGFDRIVGVATSAVREAQNGGDFIDLVAKHTQLKVRVVSGIEEARLIFLGVKNSIPLTDQPTLAVDVGGGSVELMAGNRDQLLHAKSLKLGAIRLVDQFLQRTPPAINILRSLEDTVTAQLTAALNSFKIKRFDSLVATSGMAGNLAEIVHLRRTNRPLIQLNLTKISLKDVREIEADLAQSNIKARLAIPGLDPKRADTLLPASLVLRRLMELSGQDELTLCDKAIREGVIFDFIDRHRERLKAEAEIPDLRRRNVVALARRCQAPEVHSLHVASLALRLFDQTQRLHKLSSTERAWLEYAAILHDIGYLINERQHHKHAYYLIVNSELGGLSSDDIHVVANVARYHRRAVPHQKHEGFELLSSKKKRVVRLLSAILRIADALDRTHFSVVRTLDVKLGKTITIHLHVTGDAVLETWAAKGRADLFEQVFRRRVKFTASTEEDEAA
- a CDS encoding SDR family oxidoreductase, whose amino-acid sequence is MPAVVITGASTGIGAACAGFLADHGFQVFAGVRNREAGEALANGRSLRLIPIPLDVTEEASIRNAADRVTHHLGHAGLAGLINNAGIAVGSPLEVISIDQLRRQFEVNVFGQIAVTQAFLPLLRKGRGRIVNMGSIAGRATIPLMGPYSASKFALEALTNALRLELQQWGIQVSVIEPGAIATPIWEKSVNAARDLEVADDSSAAIGYTELIMRIKETVEKAADRAIPPDAVVRAVVHALTASRPRTRYLVGTDAKIRAWMVKWLPDRLNDRLLTWILKLPREGSRL
- a CDS encoding cytochrome c maturation protein CcmE — its product is MYSWRISFLALPAFLIIMSAVGLSASLLEIAELLAHPEQYDRQEIVVTGQVTNLQLATNRQGQPAYGFLLKDHAGTLKVISLGQAEVREGDQVIVEGVFSRLRQAGRTIIYNEIKATSIKPVNRLNPDLVG
- a CDS encoding chlorite dismutase family protein yields the protein MSSPEQTPAPKRQYVNFVFYKIDPAWRRLPEDERTRGKQEFVRAIEEYSGKVLVIAYSTVGIRGDCDIMLWRISYELELFQEMSTKVQASGLGKYLSTPYSYLSMTKRSIYVDHHTHENQESKRLTVVPGKAKYIFVYPFLKTREWFLLTKAARQGMMDEHIEVGHRFPSVKLNTTYSFGLDDQEWVVAFESDKPEDFLDLVMALRETEGSRYTLRDTPIFTCIRRSLKEALDTLGG
- a CDS encoding competence/damage-inducible protein A translates to MPTSAALPLIAETIAIGTELLIGGKSDANSLFLAEELGKLGIEVRFKSVVGDTRSDIALTIGHAAKRAGVVIMTGGLGPTMDDCTREAVAHVTGRRLGKRKDALDALRARLAQWGRTPSRGQLRQAMIPSGATVLANPVGSAPGFCLTWKNSLIVSLPGVPREMEAMMVQKVMPILTSRLKDTKQMATPIVRQVFHTFGLPEADVDAKLKGLVPDRMPVDLGFLASPMGVLVSLTTKSGARKSRIAEDLLHPLARQVRGRLSEWLFAEGRETMEEIVGRLLTRHALTLAVAESCTGGLIGHRLTQVPGSSAYFDRGVVCYSNGAKMELLGVPTSLLEKYGAVSASVAAAMANGIRERSGTDIGLSATGIAGPDGGTATKPVGLVFVGLDGGEGGTITKEFRFHGDRHVIKQRSSQAALDLLRRWLIDRESK